Genomic DNA from Corticium candelabrum chromosome 5, ooCorCand1.1, whole genome shotgun sequence:
GGCGAGACGTCCCTACAAGCAAAAGAAGACGACTATTGCGATGTTATGCTGCACAGTCGACTGGCTGCAATGTTGGGTGGAGAAGATGTTAGCGAAGAATTATCGCAGTCTAGCGACTCGGAGTCGGACACTAGCACGTGCACTGATAGCGATGAAGAGACACTTTTAGAAACTGATGAAGACGACTAGGACCTGTTCTCACTGTATGTTTACTGATGCAttagcaaatacaaaaattaaacaaaaaattttatacaagcgcatgcgcttataaATGAGTTTTAAAAAGGGTTTTCTTCGGCAAGCAAAAATGCGCTTTCTCACttataagcgcatgcgccttTATGTGAGGGAATACGGTAACCTCACATACACAGTTGCACATGGTAactaaaatgtaaaaattaaaTCTCATTACATGTATTCGCGTCCACAACTCGTAGATACACCCAACTACAGCAGGCGTGCTTACTTACTACTAGAACACAACACAGTCGCAACAGCCATCTCTACTGTTGCAATGATTTCAATAGACAAAAATATAAGTAGCAAAACATACTTCAATCTGACTAAATGGTTAATAGTACATTATGTGTGTATCCTCACACCTTGAGATGATATGACATAAAAACAAGCTGACATAAGCTACAATGTGGCTACTATTACATAGATTACCATTCCTGACTGTGGAGGAGCTTGTCTTGATGTTGGAAGAAGAGGTACGACTGCACCACAGTTAGGACAAAAACGAGCATACGGATCTGACGGACGAGGAGCAAAGCACTGAACACACCTAATAACAAGTCTCACATATAATACAGTTAATGCTTAAACCTACTGCTCAAAAGACAAACTACTGACAAGCAATTAGAGAAACTATCTTATTCCTACTTGTTTACCTGCTGGTACTCTTGTGTGCCTCAAAAAACAATTAACCATCCTACAGTCTAAATTGATGTTTATAACTTCATAGTGTCTCTACAGTAGGAAGAACTGGTTTGACCTGTTTGAGACAACACACCAGTCAGACTGTTACATGTGAGATGTCCTACTGCAAGCTGTACAAGCAAGTTGAGTGGCACCACATAGTTGTAATAGGCCACAGAGCTCTTCCCatactactgctgctgctgctgcaagaTATTGCATTGCACCTAGTCACTGAACACGATTGGTGCCAAATTGACAGACTATCACATCATATGCCTTCCCATGCTCACACTAGTCATGTATCCTGCAAGTTGCACCTCTTCATATTGTCACATTAGGAGACAGGATGATTTATCATGTCTAGTAGTAAGGTGACAAGATAACACAAAGCTAATTAATAAACTGTCACAATTGGTTCCAACAGTTTGATCACAGTCTTAAAGTAGCTATTGGATAGAGTGTTGCTCACATAAAGAAAGTTGCTCTTACATAACAAAGCTAATACAATAGCAGCAACCAGTACACAAAGTGACACAGAGAAACGCAACACATTCACAGTGTTAGTCACATTtattacaaaaacaaacaataggCAAAAGTTATGAGCTAATGGATCAGGCTTAGTGCAAAACATGAATATACCTGAGGTAGTCTGTTTGCTTGAGGAGCTTCTCTGCGTCTGATTTTGATGATGCAGGTTGTAAGTTTGATGGGAGTTGTGGCATTGGAGACTGTGACAAAGATTCATAAGTGATGCAATAGTTAGTCACGAAACTTGCTCTGTACCATACCACTGCAGACTCTGTAGACTGTCGGGAAACAGCACCAAGCCTGACAAAACATgaaaatcaacacacacacacacacacacacacacacacacacacacacacacacacacacacacacacagtgacacacacacacacacacacacacacacacacacacacacacacacacacacacacacacacacacaaacacaaacacacacacacaaacacacacacacacacacaaacacacacacacacacacacacacacacacacaaacacacacacacaaacacacacacacacacacacacacacacaaacacacacacaaacacacacacacactcacacaccacacacacacacacacaccacacacacacacacacacacacacacacacagtgacacacacacacacacaaacaaactaacaaacacacaaacacacacacacacacacacacacactgacacacacacacacacacacacacacacacacacacacacacacacacactgatacacacacacacacacacacacacacacacacacacacacacacacacacacacacacacacaacacacacacacacacacacacacacacacacacacacacacacacacacacaaacacacacacacaaacacacacacacacacacacacacacacacacacaaacacacacacaaacacacacacacactcacacaccacacacacacacacacaccacacacacacacacacacacacacacacagtgacacacacacacacacaaacaaactaacaaacacacaaacacacacacacacacacacacacactgacacacacacacacacacacacacacacacacacacacacacacacacacacacactgatacacacacacacacacacacacacacacacacacacacacacacacacacaaacacacacacacacacacacacacacacacacacacacacacacacacacaaacacacacacaccagacagacaacatgtacacaaactGAGAAGCACGCAattgcaagcaaacaaacagatacagagacagatagacacaaagacacagatAACACACCTAGAATTCAAAAATCGCGGTTGCGTCAAAATTTGCCCTCCTAACTGAAGACTCTCCACCTTGTTCCCTGTGTGACTTCCAACAGAATCTAAGTGACCAATTTCACCCAAACCATCATCTTCAGACTCATTTCCTTCAGCTGCTGTCACTCTAAATGTCTTCGTAACTACAGATGACGCCCGAACTGGGTTGCTACGCAACCACTTTCATGAATCACTTTGTCATAAATGAAATGGTGTGACAGAGATGCACCTCAAAAGGGCCATTGCTTTGACAGTTTGCTTCCCTTCAATCAACGTGAATGGACGTTCGTAGACGTCGGTATGCCTTTCACCAAGCTTTTGGAAAGGGTCCGGTTTCTGGCCATTCACTGTGTAGTAGATGTTGGCGCCATTTGTGTCTACACACAGAGAAATGATGTTGTGCGCCGATTGCGTTTGTTACTGTCGGTGATCTACCTGTTTGCAGCTCGATTAGTGTGTTCGTGTCGATATCAAGTTTGCTGCGCGTTGGAGGACGTAACGGTAGGATTGTAGGAACAGACACTGATCCCGCTGTCATGTTCAATTTCGCGCAAGCGCGTAAGCTGGACTTCGTTGTCGGGACGACCTATCGAAGGCATGCGTACAATGATAAATGAGTACAGTACTGCTGTACATGCACTCATTAAAAGAACGTCCTTTCTACAATGCAGATGTTGTTTGACAGAATCATTGGTTGTCAATTTATAATGCAATCATATGCTGTGTaacacgtgatgggaggaaagTGGGAGGAGACAAGAAGGAACTAGTACTGTGATAGTACACTGTACGGTTGTAAACGCTCTACACTCTACACGTGTATTTTTAGTCTCCAATTATTTTAAGAAGCTCTTACTAGCCGAACCAGAACTGTGTCCCTGATGCGAGCGGCTTTTTGAGACTTTCAGCTGCAGGTGTTTGACTAGTGACAGAGAAACTCCTACAAGCAATTGTCTCCTCTCTCTGCATTTAAATAGGCCAGTTACACGTTTTAAAAAAGAAGTTCCAAATGTCTGACAAGTTATCCCCACAGTGTGATTGTCACGACATCCACCAACGTACACGGCGTCAGTAGACCTACGGTATGCACTTGTTGGCTAGATGTAGAAGCTCCGCCTTCttgtaatttgtaattgttgTTAGCTGCTTTGCTTTGTGTAGCATAGCAATTTTCTCACATCAGTCGACGCTTCCGAGCAAGAATTAGCAGCTCTGTTCTGAAAAGGTCGTTCTCATAGTTGTTCTTGCGAGCAGAATCAGCCAGCTAATCAGGTACTACAACATTGCATGCACGCCTGCCATGCAGCGTCAACAGCTTGTATCATGTCTATCGACAAAGACCCTTGTCAAGCGTTGATTGCAGTGCACGCAGCTGCAGGCAGCTCTAGCTTGTCTGCTGAGCTTCCACTTTCTAGCCAGTACAGTCTACTGCACAGATAATTGTCTGTAGAGTATCGACGGCAGATCTAGCGAGAGGACACTTGGAATTTTAGTCTTTCTTACACTAATTTCGTTGATTTCTTGTGTGCTCGATTCGCATGTTAGCTAGATAGTTAGAGACCAACGTCCTAATACGGTATTGCAGATTCCTAGATATGTCAGTCACATCAGCCTTTGTCGTCTTGGCGATCGCTTTCTTAGCcagcacacacgcacagagcGATGATTCTCAGGTACGTAGTAAGAAACCTGTCTGACTGCCTAAATTCCTCTTGTAACAGTTTGTTTATAGTGCAATGGCATTCGCTGTAGCGAAGCAGGTTTGAATACCACGCAAAGTAGATCAAGTGACAGACTAATTTTGATCTTCATCTGACTGTCATCCATACAGATTGTTACACTTGCAAAAGTTTAGGGAATATTTCTGCGTCTGTTATTAAAATTGGAAACAAACTTAGGGTAAGTTTGGGTAGTTGACTCATAATTCCTCCTGATGAGTGTATGGCTAATTAACATACAGAAGTTACAAACTGAGAGATCCACTAATACAGGATCCACTAAGGGAGAGAAAGGTGACCCAGGAGCTCCTGGACCTCCAGGTGACCAAGGCAGCAGAGGAAGAAACGGAGAACCTGGAGATTCAGGACCAATTGGACAAAGAGGAATAAAAGGCGATGAAGGTAAGCAGAATGTAGCGATCCAAGATTATACTGTAGTAAATAAACTCTTGTAATTTTAGGCGATAGTGGTGAAAAAGGCAACAGAGGTCCTACAGGCGAACCAGGAGCAAAAGGAGATCCAGGAGAAAAAGGACGAACAGGACGACAAGGCCAAGGAGGGCGAAAAGGTAAATTTAAGACTCAAGATTATATCAAGAGTATACCTACACATGGCATTCTCAAACAAGTCAATATTCTGTTGGTTGACAGGAGACAAAGGAGACATGGGAAGAACAGGCCCAAAGGTAAgaaatgttattaattaattaaagtccaTTGAGTcatttctgtatttgttgttttcacGACAGGGAGAGCCAGGACTTCGTGGAAGAATGGTACATTTAACACACTGTTCATTTTCTTATAAACTTTAAATCAATTTTGATTATTAGAATACAAACTGTCTAGAGTGTGCTGAGGCCTCCCAACTAGCAGATACTCTTACTGATCAAGTTGAACGTCTATATGATCGTCTAAATTCTCTGCAAGGTATACTGTGTCTCATCTGTGTGTAAATCAGTTACCAGTTTAACGTATTGCTATTGCTACCACATACAGCTGCTCTAGATGAGTGCAGCAAAGACACGCCTGCAACTCCAGGTAAACTAGACCATGTAAGTAAGCTCCAGTAAAATATACAACTAACATGGATATGAATTTGCATAGAAGTTATACCAACTTCTTCTGCCTGTGGCTCAGGAGAAGGATCAGATCCAATGTCTCCACTGTGCTAAATCCATATCATCAcgaagcttaattaattttcttgATTTCGTATCTTATCTTACAAATAGTGGCACGAGATACAAATGAACACTGAAGCTGGAAACTTGCCTTGCAGTGTAGCTATTGTATGGTTTTGCGCTGTAGATTTGACACTGTTTAACTATGACAGTGTAGTGTAGCTGGCTGGCTATAATCAAATTATGTCAAATTAACACTAAAGCACCATCTTCATTCTTTTCGTTGTGTGAGAGGTAGTTGCAGCAAGTTGCAGTTGGTGGTGGTGCAGAGATGTGGTGAGTCAGCATGCAAAACGGGATGCCTTGCAAAAGATGAGAGACAATTCCCTTGCCTAATGGCAAGTAAAGAGCTGGTAGATCTATGGGCTTCGTTGTTTCCCTTGCAACCTAATCCTGTTTGCATTACATGTGGACGCAGTTGGCTCAAGACTCTGTTATAGCAAGTAGCTAGCAAAACATCTGCATATAGCTATGAATATAATCATACAGCTAGAGGGCGCAGAGTGGCAAAGACAGCAGCACGATGTAGGTAACGTAGTAAAGAGAACAGATAAATGGTGCCCTTGTAGTTGTTTTTTTCTAATTCCAACTAATTTTGTATGAATTCACTTGCAACTTGCAACATGAGCCACCTATAAATCGTAAAAACGACAGCCTGAAATTTGTATCACATAGAATCATAGCTAGCAGGTAGCTGAAAAGGCCTCCAAATTGATGCCACATTTATTGTAAAAAAATCTAGCCAAATCCTGTGCTAATTGTTACCTCATTTCTTATAAACATCTCAACAAAACACATTGGCttgaaaacaacaaaatgcGCCCAATTTGTGGTCTGATGTCAATTTGCCATCGTAATCTCTACTACGTACAGCAATTTAGTAGCTTTGCTAACCCATATCTCATGCAGTGTGTTCATTCAATGCAGAGAGCATACATCTACTAGTACACACGTGTTCACGTATTTATGCAGGTACAAACACAGCAAGATTGCTGCTACAGCTTTGATTACTACAATGTTCATATTCCATGGTGCATCACAGGTAAATAAATTTTCATTACTTCAATGTTGCGACAGATTTCAATGTTATAATTACTGTAGAATGTTGGTGAGCCTGGAGGAGGAAATCAATATAAAGGTTAACTGCTTTTTTATGTGATAACACAATAGATGAGTCGAGACAAAAGATTTATTGTAGAGTGTACAACACAGTGTGGAAGATTTGCAACAGAAGTTGAAAAGATAGACAGTCTAGATGAACTGGTCAGTAAAGATTCACaaagcttgtgtgtgtgtgtgtgtgtgtgtgtgtgtgtgtgtgtgtgtgtgtgtgtgtgtgtgtgtgtgtgtgtgtgtgtgtggtgcgatagctcagttggttagagagtcatctt
This window encodes:
- the LOC134179548 gene encoding collagen alpha-1(XIII) chain-like; amino-acid sequence: MSVTSAFVVLAIAFLASTHAQSDDSQCNGIRCSEADCYTCKSLGNISASVIKIGNKLRKLQTERSTNTGSTKGEKGDPGAPGPPGDQGSRGRNGEPGDSGPIGQRGIKGDEGDSGEKGNRGPTGEPGAKGDPGEKGRTGRQGQGGRKGDKGDMGRTGPKGEPGLRGRMNTNCLECAEASQLADTLTDQVERLYDRLNSLQAALDECSKDTPATPEVIPTSSACGSGEGSDPMSPLC